A stretch of Bradyrhizobium sp. AZCC 2262 DNA encodes these proteins:
- a CDS encoding class I SAM-dependent DNA methyltransferase has protein sequence MPARLFLSSGDLMADRRFEFARDLQLKGDLPAAADLLMQAIELAPDFTSAWFTLADIREQLGEHEAAVAAYQKAQTSDPGDRHGAGLRLMRLGAEPLVGMPQAYVQTLFDQYAPRFETSLVDDLGYRGPALLFKAVLSVRSAARKPAFFKRAIDLGCGTGLAAAAFAREVDHFIGVDLSPRMIERARATGLYAELEVADMLQGLRTRGDASADLILAADAMVYVAELAPVLAEAARVLATGGLLAFTTETHDGEGVVIGQGLRYAHAAAYVRAVVQSAGLKLSLLEDRSARNEDNAPVPGLVAVAAKT, from the coding sequence ATGCCTGCCCGCCTCTTTCTGTCTTCCGGCGATCTGATGGCCGACCGCCGGTTCGAGTTCGCGCGCGACCTGCAATTGAAGGGCGATCTGCCCGCCGCCGCCGATTTGCTCATGCAGGCGATCGAACTGGCGCCGGATTTCACGTCCGCATGGTTCACGCTTGCCGATATCCGTGAACAACTCGGCGAGCATGAAGCGGCGGTTGCGGCGTATCAAAAGGCCCAGACCAGCGATCCCGGCGATCGCCACGGCGCTGGCCTTCGATTGATGCGGCTCGGCGCCGAACCATTGGTCGGCATGCCGCAGGCCTATGTGCAAACCCTGTTCGACCAATATGCGCCGCGATTTGAAACCTCTCTCGTCGACGATCTCGGCTATCGCGGCCCGGCGCTGCTGTTCAAGGCCGTGCTGTCAGTGCGATCAGCCGCGCGCAAGCCGGCGTTTTTCAAGCGCGCGATCGATCTCGGCTGCGGCACCGGGCTGGCGGCGGCAGCCTTCGCCAGGGAGGTCGATCATTTCATCGGCGTCGACCTGTCGCCGCGCATGATCGAGCGGGCGCGCGCAACCGGCCTCTACGCCGAACTCGAAGTCGCCGACATGCTGCAGGGTCTGCGGACGAGGGGAGATGCGAGCGCCGATCTCATTCTCGCCGCGGACGCGATGGTGTATGTCGCCGAGCTCGCGCCGGTGCTCGCCGAGGCAGCTCGGGTGCTGGCCACCGGCGGGCTGCTTGCCTTCACCACTGAAACCCATGACGGCGAAGGCGTCGTCATCGGCCAAGGGCTGCGTTACGCCCATGCGGCGGCCTATGTTCGCGCGGTGGTCCAATCTGCCGGCCTCAAATTATCCCTGCTGGAAGATCGTTCCGCCCGCAACGAGGATAACGCACCGGTTCCCGGCTTGGTCGCCGTCGCCGCGAAAACTTGA
- a CDS encoding ligase-associated DNA damage response exonuclease — MRPQDILTPAPAGLCCKPGGFHIDPVRPVERAVITHGHSDHARPGHGAVLATQETLDMMRLRYGDNFASTTQAVRYGEEITVGEVKIKFHPAGHVLGSAQIAVTCNDTCIVASGDYKDAIDPTCTPFEVVPCDVFITEATFGLPVFRHGDAADEVKKLLASVALFPERAHLVGAYSLGKAQRVIALLREAGYDAPIYLHGAMETITRYYESRGIALGELRAVQGVKKADLAGTITLAPPSATSDVWTRRFPDPVTAFASGWMRVRARARQRGVELPLVISDHADWDGLTATISATGAGEVWVTHGQEDALVHWCKTRGLAARPLDLVGYGDEGESEVVAADEAEA; from the coding sequence ATGCGTCCGCAGGACATCCTGACCCCCGCTCCCGCCGGCCTTTGCTGCAAGCCGGGCGGCTTCCATATCGACCCGGTCCGCCCGGTCGAGCGCGCCGTGATTACGCACGGCCATTCCGATCATGCCCGGCCCGGCCATGGCGCCGTGCTCGCCACGCAGGAAACGCTCGACATGATGCGGCTGCGCTATGGCGATAATTTTGCTTCGACCACCCAGGCGGTGCGCTATGGCGAGGAAATCACCGTTGGCGAGGTCAAAATCAAATTCCATCCCGCGGGCCATGTGCTCGGCTCGGCGCAGATCGCCGTGACCTGCAATGATACCTGCATCGTCGCCTCGGGCGACTACAAGGACGCCATCGACCCGACCTGCACACCGTTTGAAGTCGTGCCCTGCGACGTCTTCATCACCGAGGCGACGTTTGGCCTGCCAGTGTTTCGCCATGGGGATGCGGCGGATGAGGTGAAAAAACTGCTGGCGTCGGTGGCGCTGTTTCCCGAGCGCGCGCATCTGGTCGGCGCCTATTCGCTCGGCAAGGCGCAGCGCGTGATCGCGCTGCTGCGCGAGGCTGGCTACGACGCGCCGATTTATCTGCACGGCGCGATGGAGACGATCACGCGCTATTATGAAAGCCGTGGCATAGCCCTCGGCGAGCTACGCGCGGTCCAGGGCGTGAAGAAGGCCGATCTCGCCGGCACCATCACGCTGGCGCCGCCGTCGGCCACATCCGACGTTTGGACCAGGCGTTTTCCCGATCCGGTCACGGCCTTCGCCTCGGGCTGGATGCGGGTGCGGGCGCGCGCCCGCCAGCGCGGCGTCGAACTGCCTTTGGTAATCTCGGACCATGCCGACTGGGACGGGCTGACCGCGACCATCTCGGCCACCGGCGCCGGTGAGGTCTGGGTCACGCACGGGCAGGAAGACGCGCTGGTGCATTGGTGCAAGACGCGTGGGCTTGCCGCGCGGCCGCTCGATCTCGTCGGCTATGGCGACGAAGGGGAGAGCGAAGTGGTCGCGGCCGACGAGGCCGAGGCATGA
- a CDS encoding cisplatin damage response ATP-dependent DNA ligase, which produces MNRFAELLDRLAYEPGRNNKLRLITAYFRDTPDPDRGYALAALTGALSFKHAKPGLIRDLIMDRTDPVLFGLSYDYVGDLSETVALMWGKAPLPGHNNPPPPTLSEVVTTLRTLGKTDLPKQLARWLDELDETGRWALLKLVTGAMRIGISARLAKTAAAALGGKDAHEIELIWPGLAPPYLDLFAWLEGRGEKPVNRDPAPFRPVMLAHAIEDTDFASLDPADFIAEWKWDGIRVQAVSGRDERGHLQARLYSRTGEDITKSFPDLVPSLHLPGAIDGELLVLREGRVQTFNVLQQRLNRKVVSPKLIKDFPIHLRAYDLLGDDENDLRELPFAERRAHLEAFVKKLDDPRIDLSPTIAFDSWEALVAARADPSSAGAGEDAEAVEGVMLKRRDAPYLPGRPKGQWWKWKRDPHIIDAVLMYAQRGHGKRSSYYSDYTFGVWTNGEDGEQLVPVGKAYFGFTDEELLQIDRFVRRNTTEKFGPVRHVVHEPDQGLVLEVAFEGLQRSPRHKSGVAMRFPRISRLRWDKPPREADRLETLERMLKDVTAN; this is translated from the coding sequence ATGAACCGTTTTGCCGAACTGCTCGATCGCCTTGCCTACGAGCCCGGCCGCAACAACAAGCTGCGGCTGATCACGGCCTATTTCCGCGACACGCCCGACCCCGACCGCGGCTACGCGCTGGCGGCGCTGACCGGCGCGCTGTCGTTCAAGCATGCCAAGCCGGGCCTGATCCGCGATCTGATTATGGATCGTACCGATCCGGTGTTGTTCGGACTGTCGTATGACTATGTCGGCGATTTATCGGAGACAGTCGCACTGATGTGGGGGAAGGCCCCGCTGCCCGGCCACAACAACCCTCCGCCGCCCACACTGAGTGAAGTCGTCACCACCCTTCGCACGCTCGGCAAGACCGACCTCCCGAAACAGCTCGCGCGCTGGCTCGACGAGCTCGATGAGACCGGCCGCTGGGCGCTGCTAAAGCTCGTCACCGGCGCGATGCGGATCGGGATTTCGGCGCGGCTGGCGAAAACCGCGGCTGCCGCGCTTGGCGGCAAGGATGCGCATGAGATCGAACTGATCTGGCCGGGGCTGGCCCCGCCCTATCTCGACCTGTTTGCATGGCTGGAGGGCCGCGGCGAGAAGCCGGTCAATCGCGATCCCGCGCCGTTCCGCCCGGTGATGCTGGCGCATGCGATCGAGGACACGGATTTCGCTAGCCTCGACCCCGCGGACTTCATCGCGGAATGGAAATGGGACGGCATTCGGGTGCAGGCCGTCTCCGGCCGCGACGAGCGCGGCCATCTGCAGGCGCGGCTCTATTCGCGCACCGGCGAGGACATTACAAAAAGCTTTCCCGATCTCGTGCCGTCGCTGCATCTGCCCGGCGCCATCGACGGCGAACTGCTGGTGCTGCGCGAGGGGCGCGTGCAGACCTTCAACGTGCTGCAGCAGCGGCTGAACCGGAAAGTCGTCTCGCCGAAACTGATCAAGGATTTTCCGATCCACTTGCGCGCCTACGACCTGCTCGGCGACGATGAGAACGATCTACGCGAACTGCCGTTTGCCGAGCGCCGCGCGCATCTCGAGGCTTTCGTCAAAAAGCTGGACGATCCGCGCATCGACCTTTCGCCGACGATTGCCTTCGATAGCTGGGAGGCGCTGGTGGCGGCACGCGCCGATCCCTCCAGCGCCGGCGCGGGCGAGGATGCCGAAGCCGTCGAGGGCGTGATGCTGAAGCGGCGCGACGCGCCGTATCTGCCGGGCCGCCCGAAGGGCCAGTGGTGGAAATGGAAGCGCGACCCGCACATCATCGACGCCGTGCTGATGTACGCCCAGCGCGGCCACGGCAAGCGTTCGTCCTATTATTCGGACTACACCTTCGGGGTTTGGACCAACGGCGAGGACGGCGAGCAACTGGTGCCGGTCGGAAAAGCCTATTTCGGCTTCACCGACGAGGAGCTGTTGCAGATCGACCGTTTCGTCCGCCGCAACACGACAGAAAAATTCGGCCCCGTACGCCATGTCGTGCACGAGCCGGACCAGGGCCTGGTGCTGGAAGTCGCCTTCGAGGGGCTGCAGCGCTCGCCGCGGCACAAATCCGGCGTCGCGATGCGGTTTCCGCGCATCAGCCGGCTGCGCTGGGACAAGCCGCCGCGCGAGGCCGACCGGCTGGAAACGCTGGAGCGAATGCTGAAGGACGTGACGGCAAATTAA